In Paludibaculum fermentans, the genomic stretch GGAACAGGGGCTCCCTGTCGATCCGCGAGATCCAGGAGGCCTTTCCCGATGATGGCCGCCCGGCCTACACCACGATCCAGACGACGGTTTACCGATTGGAGACAAAGAAGGCGCTACGGCGGGTCAAGAAGATCAGCAACGCGCACATCTTCGAGGCAGTGATCGCCCGCGATGCCGCACAAGGCAAGTTGATCGATGAGCTGTTGAGTCTGTTCGGAGGCAGGTCGCAGCCCCTGATGGCTCATCTGGTGGAGACGGGCAAGCTGACGTTGGAAGATGTGGCGGAAGCGGAAGGGTTGCTGCGGAAGCTGGCTGGAAAGGAAAAGGCGAAATGATGCTGGGAGAGCTGTCTCCGGTTGCCAATCACCTGTGGCAATCGACTGTTTTCGCTGCTGCAGCCTGGGCGGCTGCGGTCACGCTTCGGCGCAACCGGCCTCAGTTGCGGTACGGTGTGTGGCTGGCCGCTTCACTGAAATTCCTGATGCCCTTCTCACTATTGGTGGGCGCCGGGAGCAGGCTTCACTGGACCGAGGCTCCTCCGGTGGCCGCCCCGGTTTCGTCGGCCATCCGGCAGATTGGCCAGCCGTTTGAGGCCCTGCCGTTCATGAGCGCCGTGAGTGTATCCACTCCTGGCCGGGACGCCTGGAATCCGGAGACCTTGCTCATATGCTTATGGATACTGGGCGCTGTGTGCGTTCTCAGCCAGCGTTGGTTCCGCTGGCGCAGCATTCGATTGGCGTTGGCGTCGGCTTCCCCCGTGCCTATTGCGGGTCCGGTTCCGATTCTGTCTTCTCCTGCCCGGCTGGAGCCCGGCGTGTTTGGAATTCTGCGGCCCGTCCTGTTGCTGCCTGAAGGCATCGGAGAGCGGCTGGCGCCCGCGCAACTGCAGTCGATTCTTGAGCATGAGTTCTGCCACGTCAGGCGGCGCGATAACCTCACAGCCGCCCTGCACATGCTGGTGGAGACCATTTTCTGGTTCCATCCCCTGGTGTGGTGGATTGGAGCACGCCTGGTGCAGGAGCGGGAAAACTGCTGCGACGCCGAAGTGCTGTCGACGGGTAGTGAGCCGGAAGTCTATGCGGCGGGCCTTCTCAACGTCTGCCGGCACTACCTGGAGTCGCCGTTGGCGTGCGCTTCCGGTGTGACGGGGGCGGACCTGAAGAAGCGGGTGGAGGCGATCATGACCTACCGTAGAGCGCACCGGCTGAGCCTGGCCCGAAAGCTGATGCTGGGTGTCGCTGGCGTGGCTGCCGTCGCCGGCCCCCTGCTGGTGGGCGCGCTGAGCGTTCCCGCGAGCTTCGCACAGCCAGGAAATGACGCAGGGTCCTTTGAAGTTGCCTCGATCAAACCTACCGATCCCGCTTCACGCGGCATTCGCCTGGGCCTGCTGCCGGGCGGCGGGTTGCGCTGCCAGAATGTCCGATTGAGGCAGTTGATTGAATTTGCCTACGAAGTTCAACCGTTCCAGATCTCCGGCGGGCCGGACTGGCTGAACGATCGTGGGTTCGACATTGTAGCGAAAGCGCCGCGATCGGCCGAGGCCATTGATCTGGAGCAGCTGAACTTTGCACAGCAGAAGTCCCTGGAAGTCCTGGTCCGGCAGCGGACACGGTCCCTGCTGGCCGAGCGGTTCCAACTGACGATCCATCGGACGACGAAAGAGATGCCGGTTTACTCGTTGGTGACGGTGAAGGGCGGCGCGAAGCTGAAGGCCGCTGACGGCGCAGAAGGCAACAAGCAGCAGATGCGGGGGAATCCCGGGCGATTGATCGGACAGAATATGGGGCTCGACTCACTGGCCAACCACCTGTCGCGACTGCTGAGCCGTCCGGTGATCGATCGGACCGGGCTGGCCGGCCGCTTCAATTTCGAACTGGAGTGGACCCCGGATCGTGAGATGGAAGGGGGGCCACGTGGGCCGGGCCCAGCAGACAAGGCCGCTACGGCGGCGGCTCCTGACCCGACAGGTCCTTCCCTCTTCACGGCGTTGCAGGAGCAATTGGGGTTGAAACTGGAGTCGACCAAAGGACCCGGGGAGATCGTCGTGATCGACCGGGCAGAGAAGCCGTCGGAAAACTAGCCACCACCCGGACATTTTGGGGCGGGCCTATCTATGAAGATCCACACAATGCCAAGGGTGTGCGCGCTGATCCCCCTCTTCCTGGCGGCGATGCTCGCGGCCGGGCAGCGGGGCATCGTAAAGTTCAATGGCCAGCCTGTGCCTGGAGCCAGCGTCACGGTCCTGCTGGACGGCCGATCCGCCACCGTTGCGACCGGTGCGGATGGAACCTACGAGCTGACGAACCTGGCCGAGGGTGAATACCTGTTCAGAGTGGAGATGCCGGGTTTCGCCACAGTGGAGGCAGCCGGAAGGGTCCCTGGCAGTGTGGCCGTGCGGGAATGGGTGTTGGAGATGCTTCCCCTGGCGTCGATGCCCACGAAGAGTGACCCGCGCTCAAACTCCGCGACCGTCCCGGCGTCGGTTCCGGTGGCTGTGCCGCGAGGCAAAGCGTCTCAGGGGAAGCCGTCCACCACCCAGGCACCCTTCCAGAGGACGGAGCTCACCGCAGCTGGCGGAAGCGCCCAGACCGGTGCCGCGCAGCCTGACGCCAGTGGGGCATTTGAGAGCACGGATGCAGCGGAACTCCGCCGCCGCGCCGCGTATGGGTTCCTTGTGAATGGATCGGCCAACAACGGCGCGAGCTCGCCGTTCGGCCAGGCTCCGTCTTTCGGCAATCAGCGCCGGGGACCGGGATCACAGTACAACGCGAATCTGGGCTTCACCCTGGGCAATGCGGCGTTGGATGCGAGGCCCTACTCGTTGACGGGGCAGGGCGCGCCCAAGCCGGACTACACCCGTACACAGGCAATGCTGTCGTTCGGGGGCCCGTTGAAGATCCCGCGCCTATTGCCCCACAACGGGCCAAACCTGACCTTGAACTACCAGTGGTTACGCAGCTCCACTGTCACCGCGCAGAGTGGACTCGTGCCCACAGCGGCGGAGCGCATGGGCGATCTCTCGCAGCTTTCGAAGCCCTTCTTCGACCCGTTGAGTGGCGCGCCGTTCCCGGGGCAGCGTATTCCAGCGAACCGGCTCAGCCCCCAGGCCGAGTCCCTGCTGGCGCTTTATCCGCTGCCGAACTTCCCGAACGCCGGGCGATACAACTATCAGGCGCCCCTTGCCGTGGAGACTCATGACGACAATCTGCAGGCGCGCTTCCAGCAGCGGATCCGTCAGAGAGACCAGTTGTTCGGGAGCTACGACTATGCAAGCACCCGAACCGACGCGTCCAGCCTGACCGGTTTCCTGGACAAGACGAACTTAGTGGGGATGAGCGCCGCCATCAACTGGGCACACTCGTTCTCGCCGGTCTTTCGGGTGGTCGCGGGTGCTCAGTACAGCCGTCTGGATACGGGAGTCCAGCCGCACTTCGCTGGGCGGCGAAACGTCTCCGGTGAGGCCGGCATCGCGGGCAACGATCAGTCGACGGCAAACTGGGGGCCGCCCACGCTCACGTTTTCCAGCGGCTTGGCTGCGCTCACGGATGCCCAGAATGGGCTGACGCGAAACAGGACCGCCGGCGTGTCAGTGGACTTCGGCAGAAACCGGGCGGCGCACAGCCTGGCTTTCGGCGGACTCTGGCGGCGCCAGCAATTCAACCTGCTGGCGCAGGAGAATCCACGCGGGACGCTCGCGTTTACGGGCGCCGCGACGCAGCAGATGGTGAATGGCTCTGCCTTGCCCGGGACCGGATCGGATCTTGCTGGTTTCCTTTTGGGGATCCCCGACACCATCGCGCTTGCGCGAGGCAATGCGGACAAGTACCTGCGTGCGCCAACCGCGGCGGTCTACTTCACTGACGATTGGAGACTGAACCCCAGGCTTTCACTCAGCCTGGGCGCGCGCTGGGAGTACAGTGGCCCGGCCGTTGAACGATACGGCCGCCTGGTGAATCTCGACATTTTACCGGGCCTCGGTGCGGCGGCTCCGGTGGTCGCCACCGAGCCTACCGGTCCATTGACGGGACAGCGGCTGCCTGGTTCGCTCATCCGGCCAGACCGGAATAATCTTGCTCCGCGATTGGGCTTTGCCTGGCGGCCCCTGGCGGCATCCTCCATGGTCGTGCGCGGCGGGTATGGCGTGTACTTCGATACGTCGATCTACCAGGCGATGGCGACGCAGATGGCGCAACAGCCTCCGCTCTCCATCAGTTTCCAGGTCGCCAACCGCCGTGAGAACCCGCTCAATCTGGCGAATGCGTTCAGCTCCGCAGCCGCGTCGGCGCGGAATTCCTATGCGGTCGATCCCGATCTGCGCACGGGGTATGCGCAGAACTGGAACCTCTCGGTGCAGAGGGACCTGCCGGGCAGTCTTGTCGTCATCGCGGCCTATCAGGGTGGAAAGGGGACTCGGGCGCAACAGCAGATTCTGCCCAACACCGTGCCCACGGGTGCGGCCGACCCATGTGCGGCCTGCCCGCGTGGATTCACATACCTCATGTCGAACGGGAACTCGATCCGGCATGCCGCGTCTGTCGATTTGCGCCGCAGATTGCGGAGTGGGTTCACGGCCTCCGCGCAGTACACTTTCTCGAAGTCGATCGACAATGCTTCCCTGGGCGGGCGGAATCAGTCCGGCGCACTGATTGCCCAGAACTGGCTGGATTTGCGGGCGGAAAGGGCGCTCTCCAATTTCGATCAACGCCACATCCTGAGCGGCTCGGTGCAGTACACAACCGGCATGGGCTTACGGGGCGGTGCGCTATCCGGGGGCAGGAAGGCGAGGCTGGTGAAGGAATGGACGGTCAGCACCCAGTTGACGGCGGGCAGCGGACTGCCCCTGACGCCCGTGTACTTCACTGTGGTTGACGGTACCGGGGTCACGGGCAGTGTCCGGCCTGATTACACGGGATTAGCCCTGTACGATGCTCCACCGGGCCTCGCGTTGAATCCCGCTGCCTATGCTGCGCCTGCCGCCGGGCATTGGGGCAACGCCGGGCGAAACACCATCTCCGGTCCATCCCAGTTCACCCTGAATGCGGCGGTCAACCGGAATTTTCCTTTCGGCGACCGCTGGAGCCTGGACGTCCGTGTCGACGCCTTCAACGCCTTGAATCACCCGGTGTTTCCCAGTTGGGTTACGACGGTAACCAGCTCACAGTTCGGATTGGCCAATACTGCGGATCCGATGCGGACCCTGCAGACCGTGGTGCGACTGAGGTTTTAGCAAATGCTTCGTCCTTTGATCCTCGCGCTTCTGATTGTGTCTGCCTCCAGCGCCCAGCCGCCTGTCGACGAGACTCCTACGTTCAGGACCTCGACACAGTTGGTGGTGGAAACAGTGACGGTTCGCGATGGAAAGGGACGCTCGATCGAGAATCTCACCGCCAAAGACTTTACCGTGCTCGAGGATGGCAAGCCGCAGAGAATCGCCTTCGCCGAGTATCAGAAGCTGCCGGAGGAGGGGCAGGGTGAGCCGGCGGAGCTCTCAGTTCGCGCCAGCGTCGTGCCGCGGCTGACACGCACCCAGATTGCAGCAGAGCGGCCCGGTGAGGTCCGGTATCGTGACCGGCGCCTGCTGGTACTGTATTTCGACACGACAGCGATGCCGGCGCCAGACCAGATCCGCGCCCTGCAGGCGGCTCAGCGGTTCGTCCGCACGAAAATGACCTCTTCCGACCTGTTGGCCGTCATGATGTATTCAGGCGGAGCTGTCCAGGTATTGGAGGACTTCACAGCCGATCGCGACCACCTGCTCACCACCCTGCAGACGTTGATCGTCGGGGAAGAAGAGTGGGCTGTGGCGGCCCAGCCAGGAGCCTCGGATACCGGCGCCGCTTTCGGGCAGGATGACAGCGAGTTCAATCTGTTCAATACAGACCGGCAGTTATCCGCTCTGCAGACCGCGGCCGCCATGCTGGGCCGTTTGAGCGAGAAGAAGGCGCTCATCTACTTCGCCAGCGGGCTGCGCCTGAATGGCGTGGATAACCAGGCGCAGTTGCGGGCCACACTGAACGCGGCGATTCGTGCCGGAGTGAGCTTTTGGCCGGTGGATGCCCGGGGGCTTGCCGCACAGGCTCCACTGGGAGATGCCGCCCACGGTTCTCCCGGCGGGATTGGTGTGTACAGCGGCACCACGGCGGCGGCGATCACCTCAAGCTTCGAGGGATCGCAGGACACACTGTATGCCCTGGCGGCGGACACCGGCGGCAAAGCGTTGCTCGACTACAACGACCTGACACGCGGCATCACGGAAGCCCAGAGCGCCGGATCCAGCTACTACCTGATTGGCTACTACACCTCAAACGAGGCGCTGGACGGCAGGTTTCGCCGCGTGAAGATCACCCTGAACGGCGGACTGCAGGCGAGCCTCGACTACCGCAAGGGCTACTACGCCGGTAAGCAATTCGGCCGGTTCACCGCCGCTGACAAGGAACGCCAACTGGAGGATGCCCTCCTGCTGGGGGACCCGATTACGGAGCTCACAATTGCCATGGAGGTGAACTACTTCCAACTGAATCGGGCGGAGTATTTCGTGCCCATCGCCGTGAAGATCCCGGGTAGCGAACTGGCCCTCGCCAAACGGCGCGGGGCGGAGCACACAGCGATCGACTTCATTGGGGAGATCAAGGAGGGATCCACCACGGTGGCGAATGTGCGCGACAAGGTCGACATCAAATTGAGCGGAGCGACCGCTACCGAGCTCTCGCGGCGCGCCATCGCCTACGATACCGGCTTCACCCTGCTGCCCGGCCAGTACACGTTGAAGTTCCTGGCGCGTGACGCGGAGACGGGGCGAATCGGCACCTATTTGACGACTTTCGTAATCCCCAACCTGAACAAGGAGGACGTGCGGCTGCCCATCAGCTCTGTTGTGCTCAGTAACCAGTCGGTTCCGCTGGAGGAGGCCCTCTACAGTGTAGGCAAGAGCGCCGCGCAGACGTTCAGCCCGCTGGTGCAGGGCGGGGAAAAGCTCATTCCCAGCGTCACTCGTGTATTCTCGCGGAGCCGGGAGATGTTCGTTTACCTGCAGGCCTACCAGCAAGGGGCCAGTGAGCCACAACCTGTGATGGCATTCGTGACGTTCTATCGCGGGCCGTCAAAGGTCTTTGAGACCCCGCTGATGCGAGCTTCGGAAGGGCTGAACAACAGGCTGAATACAATCCCGCTGAAACTTCGCTTTGCCATTGACCGGCTGGAGCCGGGCGAGTACACCTGCCAGACGACCGTGCTCCACCCCGACGGGAGGAAGGCTGCATTCTGGCGGACCCAGGTGATGGTCATTCCTTAGCACCCCTCGATGGAACCCTCTTCCCACCCGCTATTCTGGGAGAACATGCGGATACTGCTGCTTGGGATTTGGCTGGCCGGAGGGTTGATGGCTGAGACTGTGTTTGATGCCGCGGCTGCCGGGAGGTTCGCGAAACTGGCCCTGGACTGCGTCCACTCCGAGTATCCGAATAAGATCGCACACTCCTTGAGTTCCGATGCGGATGTAAAGCCTCCTCGTGAACTGACGCCCGCCTTTTATGGCTGTTTCGATTGGCACTCCTGCGTACACGGACACTGGCTGCTGGTGCGGCTGGCGCGGCAGTTCCCGCGAGCCGGGTTTGCGGCCCAGGCTCGAATGGCTGTGGGGCAAAGCCTGACTCCGGAGAACATCGCGCAGGAGGTGCGGTATCTGAACGCCCCAGGGCGCGGGACGTTTGAGCGGCCCTACGGGCTGGCCTGGCTGCTGCAATTGGCGGCGGAGCTGCATGAATGGGATGATCCGGACGCCCGGCGCTGGGCCGCCAATCTGAAGCCGCTGGAACAGGCTGCCACGGTGAAGCTGGGTTCGTGGCTGCCCAAACTGGCCTGGCCGATCCGGACAGGCGAGCACAATAACACGGCGTTCTCGTTGGGACTGATGATTGACTACGCCCGGGTGACTGGAAACTCGGAGTTTGGGCGCCTGGTGGAGTCACGGGCCCGCGAGTATTACCTGAAGGACAAGGCGTGTCCGGTAGCGTATGAACCTTCGGGCGAGGATTTTCTATCGCCATGCCTGGCGGAGGCCGATGTCGTGCGCAGAATCCTGCCGGCGCGAGAGTTCGCTGCCTGGCTGACCGCCTTCCTGCCGCGGATCGAGATGGAACCTACCGTCGTCACCGACGTGACCGACGGGAAGATGTGGCATCTGGCCGGCCTGAATTTGAGCCGGGCCTGGATGCTGGAGGGCATTGTGTCGCGGCTGCCGGCGGCGGATCCGCGCCGCAAGCCGCTCAGCGCCCTCTCGGGCCGGCTCAAACAGGCGGGGCTGGCCAGCATCACGGGTGAACACTATGAAGGCGGCCATTGGCTGGGCAGCTTTGCGGTTTACCTGGTGAGCGGCCGGGGCCTGAGTTCCAAGTGAAGCAGGTGTCTGGGGCGGTAGGCTGGATAGCATGAACCGGCGAGATGCTTTGGGTGTTCTGGCTGCCGCGGCGGCACGGCCATTGATGGGTGCTCCGGCACGACCAACATTTGGGGTCGAAGGCGACCGTTTCGTTCTGAACGGCAAGCCGTGGGTGATCCGGTCCGGCGAGATGCACTATGCGCGCGTGCCCCGAGAGTACTGGCGCGACCGCATGCGGAAGATGCGCGCCATGGGGCTGAACAC encodes the following:
- a CDS encoding BlaI/MecI/CopY family transcriptional regulator, whose protein sequence is MALPKLTKLELQIMEALWNRGSLSIREIQEAFPDDGRPAYTTIQTTVYRLETKKALRRVKKISNAHIFEAVIARDAAQGKLIDELLSLFGGRSQPLMAHLVETGKLTLEDVAEAEGLLRKLAGKEKAK
- a CDS encoding M56 and DUF3738 domain-containing protein: MMLGELSPVANHLWQSTVFAAAAWAAAVTLRRNRPQLRYGVWLAASLKFLMPFSLLVGAGSRLHWTEAPPVAAPVSSAIRQIGQPFEALPFMSAVSVSTPGRDAWNPETLLICLWILGAVCVLSQRWFRWRSIRLALASASPVPIAGPVPILSSPARLEPGVFGILRPVLLLPEGIGERLAPAQLQSILEHEFCHVRRRDNLTAALHMLVETIFWFHPLVWWIGARLVQERENCCDAEVLSTGSEPEVYAAGLLNVCRHYLESPLACASGVTGADLKKRVEAIMTYRRAHRLSLARKLMLGVAGVAAVAGPLLVGALSVPASFAQPGNDAGSFEVASIKPTDPASRGIRLGLLPGGGLRCQNVRLRQLIEFAYEVQPFQISGGPDWLNDRGFDIVAKAPRSAEAIDLEQLNFAQQKSLEVLVRQRTRSLLAERFQLTIHRTTKEMPVYSLVTVKGGAKLKAADGAEGNKQQMRGNPGRLIGQNMGLDSLANHLSRLLSRPVIDRTGLAGRFNFELEWTPDREMEGGPRGPGPADKAATAAAPDPTGPSLFTALQEQLGLKLESTKGPGEIVVIDRAEKPSEN
- a CDS encoding TonB-dependent receptor, giving the protein MKIHTMPRVCALIPLFLAAMLAAGQRGIVKFNGQPVPGASVTVLLDGRSATVATGADGTYELTNLAEGEYLFRVEMPGFATVEAAGRVPGSVAVREWVLEMLPLASMPTKSDPRSNSATVPASVPVAVPRGKASQGKPSTTQAPFQRTELTAAGGSAQTGAAQPDASGAFESTDAAELRRRAAYGFLVNGSANNGASSPFGQAPSFGNQRRGPGSQYNANLGFTLGNAALDARPYSLTGQGAPKPDYTRTQAMLSFGGPLKIPRLLPHNGPNLTLNYQWLRSSTVTAQSGLVPTAAERMGDLSQLSKPFFDPLSGAPFPGQRIPANRLSPQAESLLALYPLPNFPNAGRYNYQAPLAVETHDDNLQARFQQRIRQRDQLFGSYDYASTRTDASSLTGFLDKTNLVGMSAAINWAHSFSPVFRVVAGAQYSRLDTGVQPHFAGRRNVSGEAGIAGNDQSTANWGPPTLTFSSGLAALTDAQNGLTRNRTAGVSVDFGRNRAAHSLAFGGLWRRQQFNLLAQENPRGTLAFTGAATQQMVNGSALPGTGSDLAGFLLGIPDTIALARGNADKYLRAPTAAVYFTDDWRLNPRLSLSLGARWEYSGPAVERYGRLVNLDILPGLGAAAPVVATEPTGPLTGQRLPGSLIRPDRNNLAPRLGFAWRPLAASSMVVRGGYGVYFDTSIYQAMATQMAQQPPLSISFQVANRRENPLNLANAFSSAAASARNSYAVDPDLRTGYAQNWNLSVQRDLPGSLVVIAAYQGGKGTRAQQQILPNTVPTGAADPCAACPRGFTYLMSNGNSIRHAASVDLRRRLRSGFTASAQYTFSKSIDNASLGGRNQSGALIAQNWLDLRAERALSNFDQRHILSGSVQYTTGMGLRGGALSGGRKARLVKEWTVSTQLTAGSGLPLTPVYFTVVDGTGVTGSVRPDYTGLALYDAPPGLALNPAAYAAPAAGHWGNAGRNTISGPSQFTLNAAVNRNFPFGDRWSLDVRVDAFNALNHPVFPSWVTTVTSSQFGLANTADPMRTLQTVVRLRF
- a CDS encoding VWA domain-containing protein; this encodes MLRPLILALLIVSASSAQPPVDETPTFRTSTQLVVETVTVRDGKGRSIENLTAKDFTVLEDGKPQRIAFAEYQKLPEEGQGEPAELSVRASVVPRLTRTQIAAERPGEVRYRDRRLLVLYFDTTAMPAPDQIRALQAAQRFVRTKMTSSDLLAVMMYSGGAVQVLEDFTADRDHLLTTLQTLIVGEEEWAVAAQPGASDTGAAFGQDDSEFNLFNTDRQLSALQTAAAMLGRLSEKKALIYFASGLRLNGVDNQAQLRATLNAAIRAGVSFWPVDARGLAAQAPLGDAAHGSPGGIGVYSGTTAAAITSSFEGSQDTLYALAADTGGKALLDYNDLTRGITEAQSAGSSYYLIGYYTSNEALDGRFRRVKITLNGGLQASLDYRKGYYAGKQFGRFTAADKERQLEDALLLGDPITELTIAMEVNYFQLNRAEYFVPIAVKIPGSELALAKRRGAEHTAIDFIGEIKEGSTTVANVRDKVDIKLSGATATELSRRAIAYDTGFTLLPGQYTLKFLARDAETGRIGTYLTTFVIPNLNKEDVRLPISSVVLSNQSVPLEEALYSVGKSAAQTFSPLVQGGEKLIPSVTRVFSRSREMFVYLQAYQQGASEPQPVMAFVTFYRGPSKVFETPLMRASEGLNNRLNTIPLKLRFAIDRLEPGEYTCQTTVLHPDGRKAAFWRTQVMVIP
- a CDS encoding DUF2891 domain-containing protein, which codes for MRILLLGIWLAGGLMAETVFDAAAAGRFAKLALDCVHSEYPNKIAHSLSSDADVKPPRELTPAFYGCFDWHSCVHGHWLLVRLARQFPRAGFAAQARMAVGQSLTPENIAQEVRYLNAPGRGTFERPYGLAWLLQLAAELHEWDDPDARRWAANLKPLEQAATVKLGSWLPKLAWPIRTGEHNNTAFSLGLMIDYARVTGNSEFGRLVESRAREYYLKDKACPVAYEPSGEDFLSPCLAEADVVRRILPAREFAAWLTAFLPRIEMEPTVVTDVTDGKMWHLAGLNLSRAWMLEGIVSRLPAADPRRKPLSALSGRLKQAGLASITGEHYEGGHWLGSFAVYLVSGRGLSSK